GGGCACTTTTTACCAGACGCATAGGTGTCAATCACGCACAAACGAAGTGCAAAACCCACCTGATTTGCCGCTAAACCAACTCCCGGGGCATTGTACATTGTTTCAAACATATTCCTAATTAGAATTTTTATTTCTGGCGTTACTTTTTTTATTTCGGCACTATGCTCTGCAAGCACCGCTTCGCCATATTTTTTTATTTGCAATATTGACATATAAACTCCATTTTTTTGTTGTTAACCTGTATTTTATTATAGAACATCTATCGGGTCTATATCAACGGCAATTTTAACACCTGAAAACTTAAACCCTTTTAAAAATAATTCTTTTAAAACTTCAAATAGCTGTGCTTTATTGCCTTTAAGCATTATCTGCCATCTATATTGACCGTATAGTTTTGGCCTTGCCGCAACACTTGGGCCTATTGCTTCAACTTTATACTTTTCAAGCCCAATTTCACATAGAGTTTTATGCACCATTGCACATGCGCAAGACACTTTGCTTTCATCTAACCCTTTGAA
The Endomicrobiales bacterium genome window above contains:
- a CDS encoding peptide deformylase; its protein translation is MSILQIKKYGEAVLAEHSAEIKKVTPEIKILIRNMFETMYNAPGVGLAANQVGFALRLCVIDTYASGKKCP